A genome region from Micromonospora peucetia includes the following:
- a CDS encoding aldo/keto reductase: MAVTTRTLGRSGIEVSALGMGCWAIGGPWAQGVQPLGWGAVDDDESIRAIRHALDLGVTLFDTADTYGAGHGERVLGRALAGRRDEAVIATKWGCTFDEATRQATGEDASPAYLRQAVAHSLRRLGTDRIDLYQLHLADLPVPRAEALVGTLEDLVAEGLIRAYGWSTDRPDRAAAFGLGARHATAVQHALSVLRDAPELLAVCDKYDLASVNRGPLGMGLLSGKYTAGSTLPRDDVRGVAPGWLEWFRGGRPAPEWLRRVAAVRAALTADGRTLAQGALGWLWARSDRTVPIPGCRTVAQVQENAGALHRGPLPADQFAEVERQLAALRSAALRDADRPYRPNPMLPTTRP, from the coding sequence ATGGCAGTGACGACGCGGACGTTGGGCCGCAGCGGCATCGAGGTCAGCGCCCTCGGCATGGGGTGCTGGGCGATCGGCGGCCCCTGGGCCCAGGGCGTCCAGCCGCTGGGCTGGGGCGCCGTCGACGACGACGAGTCGATCCGCGCGATCCGGCACGCCCTCGACCTCGGGGTGACGCTCTTCGACACCGCCGACACGTACGGGGCCGGGCACGGGGAACGGGTGCTCGGCCGGGCCCTCGCCGGCCGGCGCGACGAGGCCGTGATCGCCACCAAGTGGGGCTGCACCTTCGACGAGGCCACCCGCCAGGCCACCGGCGAGGACGCCTCCCCGGCGTACCTGCGGCAGGCCGTCGCGCACTCGCTGCGCAGGCTGGGCACCGACCGGATCGACCTCTACCAGCTGCACCTCGCGGACCTGCCGGTGCCCCGGGCCGAGGCGCTCGTCGGCACCCTGGAGGACCTGGTCGCCGAGGGGCTGATCCGGGCGTACGGCTGGAGCACCGACCGCCCCGACCGGGCCGCCGCGTTCGGCCTGGGCGCCCGGCACGCCACTGCCGTGCAGCACGCGCTGTCGGTGCTCCGCGACGCCCCCGAGCTGCTCGCCGTCTGCGACAAGTACGACCTGGCCAGTGTCAACCGGGGACCGCTGGGGATGGGGCTGCTCTCCGGCAAGTACACGGCCGGCTCCACGCTGCCCCGCGACGACGTACGGGGGGTCGCCCCCGGTTGGTTGGAGTGGTTCCGGGGCGGCCGGCCGGCACCGGAGTGGCTGCGCCGGGTCGCCGCCGTGCGGGCGGCGTTGACCGCCGACGGACGTACCCTCGCCCAGGGCGCGCTCGGCTGGCTCTGGGCGCGCAGCGACCGCACGGTCCCGATTCCCGGCTGCCGCACGGTGGCCCAGGTGCAGGAGAACGCCGGCGCCCTGCACCGGGGCCCGCTGCCGGCCGACCAGTTCGCCGAGGTGGAGCGCCAGTTGGCCGCGCTGCGGTCAGCCGCCCTCCGCGACGCCGACCGCCCCTACCGGCCGAACCCGATGCTCCCCACCACCCGCCCCTGA
- a CDS encoding ADP-ribosylglycohydrolase family protein, with the protein MSFTLFPDTRLALARDSLAGLSVGDALGSQFFVPGRRPADLAAGKLPPPPWQWTDDTEMACSVVAALADTGRIDRDALAAAFAERCEPYRGYGPGAVTILRLIRTGTPWPVAAASAFDGQGSCGNGAAMRVGPLGAWFADSTARAAAQARASAEVTHAHPEGIAGAVAVAVAASLAARARLDGHRPAPDRLLAGVTAALDPASEVHRGVRRAAGLLDRSVPEAADVLGNGSRVTAQDTVAFTCWVAAVHLDDYPAAVRACVEAGGDVDTTAAIVGAVVAAHTGVGTPGGVPTDWLAAREPLPDWAG; encoded by the coding sequence ATGTCCTTCACGCTCTTTCCTGACACCCGCCTCGCGCTCGCCCGGGACTCACTCGCCGGCCTGTCGGTCGGCGACGCGCTCGGCTCGCAGTTCTTCGTCCCCGGCCGGCGCCCGGCCGACCTGGCCGCCGGGAAACTGCCCCCACCGCCGTGGCAGTGGACCGATGACACCGAGATGGCCTGCTCGGTGGTCGCCGCCCTCGCCGACACCGGCCGGATCGACCGGGACGCCCTCGCCGCGGCCTTCGCCGAGCGCTGCGAGCCCTACCGGGGGTACGGGCCGGGAGCAGTGACCATCCTGCGGCTGATCCGCACCGGCACGCCGTGGCCGGTCGCCGCCGCCTCGGCCTTCGACGGCCAGGGCTCCTGCGGCAACGGCGCGGCGATGCGGGTCGGCCCGCTGGGCGCGTGGTTCGCCGACTCCACCGCACGGGCGGCGGCGCAGGCCCGCGCCTCGGCCGAGGTGACCCACGCACACCCGGAGGGCATCGCCGGCGCGGTGGCGGTGGCGGTGGCCGCGTCGCTGGCCGCCCGCGCCCGGCTGGACGGCCACCGGCCCGCCCCGGACCGGCTGCTGGCCGGCGTGACCGCCGCGCTGGACCCGGCCAGCGAGGTGCACCGGGGCGTACGCCGGGCGGCCGGCCTGCTCGACCGGTCGGTCCCCGAGGCCGCCGACGTGCTCGGCAACGGCTCCCGGGTCACCGCGCAGGACACCGTCGCCTTCACCTGCTGGGTGGCCGCCGTGCACCTGGACGACTACCCGGCGGCGGTCCGCGCCTGCGTCGAGGCCGGTGGGGACGTCGACACCACCGCCGCGATCGTCGGGGCGGTGGTGGCCGCGCACACCGGCGTCGGCACCCCGGGCGGGGTGCCGACCGACTGGCTCGCCGCCCGGGAGCCACTGCCGGACTGGGCCGGCTGA
- a CDS encoding HIT family protein, whose product MADGLERLWTPHRMTYVSGEDQPEGGYERPAGCPFCRAPGLSPEESLVVSRGEHVFAVLNLYPYNPGHLLVCPYRHVADYTELDLAETTELAAFTQTAMRVVRKVSNAHGFNLGMNQGGVAGAGIAAHLHQHVVPRWGGDANFMPVIGRTKVLPQLLTDTRDLFTRAWPT is encoded by the coding sequence ATGGCCGACGGCCTGGAGCGGCTCTGGACACCGCACCGGATGACCTACGTCTCCGGGGAGGACCAGCCCGAGGGCGGCTACGAACGGCCCGCCGGCTGCCCGTTCTGCCGGGCGCCGGGGCTCTCGCCCGAGGAGAGCCTGGTGGTGTCCAGGGGTGAGCACGTCTTCGCGGTGCTCAACCTCTACCCCTACAACCCGGGGCACCTGCTCGTCTGCCCCTACCGGCACGTGGCCGACTACACGGAGCTGGATCTGGCCGAGACCACCGAGCTGGCGGCGTTCACCCAGACCGCCATGCGGGTGGTGCGCAAGGTCAGCAACGCGCACGGGTTCAACCTGGGCATGAACCAGGGCGGCGTGGCCGGCGCGGGGATCGCCGCGCACCTGCACCAGCACGTGGTGCCCCGCTGGGGCGGCGACGCCAACTTCATGCCCGTGATCGGGCGCACGAAGGTCCTGCCGCAACTGCTCACCGACACCCGCGACCTGTTCACCCGAGCCTGGCCGACCTGA
- the thrS gene encoding threonine--tRNA ligase: MSAPRTPAVADPVVVAAGTTAADAVAAAGLPASGPKAIVVVRDPQGQLRDLDWAPQADTEVEPVSLDSPDGLNVLRHSCAHVLAQAVQDVFPEARLGIGPPIENGFYYDFAVDKPFQPDDLAKLEKRMQEIIKSGQRFRRRRFGSLDEAKAELAAEPFKLELIEVKGEGLDTSEVMEVGGGELTIYDNLAAKEDKVCWSDLCRGPHLPNTRLIGAFKLMRSAAAYWRGSEKNPQLQRVYGTAWPTRDELKAYLKLLEEAARRDHRKLGADLDLFSFPDEVGSGLAVFHPKGGIIRRELENYSRRRHEEAGYEFVNTPHITKAQLFETSGHLPYYADTMFPPMQLEGAEYYLKAMNCPMHNLIFRSRGRSYRELPLRLFEFGTVYRYEKSGVVHGLTRVRGLTQDDSHIYCTREQMPGELTALLTFVLDLLRDYGLDDFYLELSTRDDSPKFIGADEDWAEATEALRTAAAQSGLDLVPDPGGAAFYGPKISVQAKDAIGRTWQMSTIQVDFNQPARFGLEYQAADGTRKQPVMIHRALFGSIERFFGVLTEHYAGAFPAWLAPVQVVGIPIREDHTDYLHGFVAALRAEGIRAQVDAGDDRMQKKIRTAQQQKIPFMVIAGDDDVAAGTVSFRYRDGSQRNGVPIAEAVAHVLDVVSSRTNIGPSAAEA, from the coding sequence GTGTCCGCACCCCGTACCCCCGCCGTGGCCGACCCCGTCGTCGTCGCCGCCGGGACCACGGCGGCCGACGCGGTGGCCGCGGCCGGTCTGCCCGCGTCCGGCCCGAAGGCGATCGTGGTGGTCCGCGACCCGCAGGGCCAGCTGCGCGACCTGGACTGGGCGCCGCAGGCCGACACCGAGGTCGAGCCGGTCAGCCTCGACTCGCCGGACGGGCTCAACGTGCTGCGGCACTCCTGCGCCCACGTGCTCGCCCAGGCCGTGCAGGACGTCTTCCCCGAGGCCAGGCTGGGCATCGGTCCGCCCATCGAGAACGGCTTCTACTACGACTTCGCCGTCGACAAGCCGTTCCAGCCCGACGACCTGGCCAAGCTCGAGAAGCGGATGCAGGAGATCATCAAGTCCGGGCAGCGGTTCCGCCGCCGCCGCTTCGGCAGCCTCGACGAGGCGAAGGCGGAGCTGGCCGCCGAGCCGTTCAAGCTGGAGCTGATCGAGGTCAAGGGCGAAGGGCTGGACACCTCCGAGGTGATGGAGGTGGGCGGCGGTGAGCTGACCATCTACGACAACCTCGCCGCGAAAGAGGACAAGGTCTGCTGGTCGGACCTGTGCCGGGGCCCGCACCTGCCGAACACCCGGCTGATCGGCGCGTTCAAGCTGATGCGCTCGGCCGCCGCGTACTGGCGCGGGTCGGAGAAGAACCCACAGCTCCAGCGGGTGTACGGCACCGCGTGGCCGACCCGGGACGAGCTGAAGGCGTACCTGAAGCTGCTGGAGGAGGCCGCCCGGCGCGACCACCGCAAGCTCGGCGCTGACCTGGACCTGTTCAGCTTCCCCGACGAGGTCGGCTCGGGCCTGGCGGTCTTCCACCCCAAGGGCGGCATCATCCGCCGTGAGCTGGAGAACTACTCCCGCCGCCGGCACGAGGAGGCGGGGTACGAGTTCGTCAACACCCCGCACATCACCAAGGCGCAGCTGTTCGAGACCTCGGGCCACCTGCCCTACTACGCCGACACGATGTTCCCGCCCATGCAGCTGGAGGGCGCGGAATATTACCTGAAGGCGATGAACTGCCCGATGCACAACCTGATCTTCAGGTCGCGCGGGCGGTCCTACCGGGAGCTGCCGCTGCGGCTGTTCGAATTCGGCACCGTCTACCGGTACGAGAAGTCGGGCGTGGTGCACGGCCTGACCCGGGTGCGTGGCCTGACCCAGGACGACTCGCACATCTACTGCACCCGGGAGCAGATGCCGGGCGAGCTGACCGCGCTGCTGACCTTCGTGCTCGACCTGCTGCGCGACTACGGCCTGGACGACTTCTACCTGGAGCTGTCCACCCGCGACGACTCGCCGAAGTTCATCGGCGCGGACGAGGACTGGGCGGAGGCGACCGAGGCGCTGCGGACGGCGGCGGCGCAGTCCGGGCTGGACCTGGTGCCCGACCCGGGCGGCGCGGCCTTCTACGGCCCGAAGATCTCGGTGCAGGCCAAGGACGCGATCGGCCGGACCTGGCAGATGTCCACCATCCAGGTCGACTTCAACCAGCCGGCGCGGTTCGGCCTGGAGTACCAGGCGGCGGACGGCACGAGGAAGCAGCCCGTGATGATCCACCGGGCGCTGTTCGGCTCGATCGAGCGCTTCTTCGGGGTGCTGACCGAGCACTACGCGGGCGCGTTCCCGGCCTGGCTGGCCCCGGTGCAGGTGGTCGGCATCCCGATCCGCGAGGACCACACCGACTACCTGCACGGCTTCGTCGCCGCGCTGCGCGCCGAGGGCATCCGCGCCCAGGTCGACGCGGGCGACGACCGGATGCAGAAGAAGATCCGCACCGCCCAGCAGCAGAAGATCCCGTTCATGGTGATCGCCGGCGACGACGACGTGGCCGCCGGCACGGTCTCGTTCCGCTACCGGGACGGCTCGCAGCGTAACGGGGTGCCGATCGCCGAGGCGGTGGCCCACGTGCTGGACGTGGTCAGCTCAAGGACCAACATCGGCCCGTCCGCCGCCGAGGCGTGA
- a CDS encoding D-Ala-D-Ala carboxypeptidase family metallohydrolase: MRTTFRRIGRALAALTLAATTSLVGVVATSSAAQADGCYTWGRVLTQGATGEDVRQLQIRLAGYPGYGGVLGLDGAFGPATRSALIRFQQAYGLSADGAAGPQTFNQLYALQDNDCTPVNFTYAELNRCNSTWAGGAVSASTARFNALVSMWKLQAMRKALGSVSINISSGFRSYACNSAVGGASNSRHLHGDGVDLVGSPSFCRLAQQARYHGFGNILGPGYPGHNDHTHVGAVGGWSAPSCGI; the protein is encoded by the coding sequence GTGAGAACCACATTCCGCCGGATCGGTCGGGCCCTCGCCGCCCTCACGCTCGCCGCGACCACCTCCCTCGTCGGGGTGGTGGCGACCAGCAGCGCGGCACAGGCCGACGGCTGCTACACCTGGGGACGCGTCCTGACGCAGGGCGCGACGGGCGAGGACGTCCGGCAGCTCCAGATCCGGCTCGCCGGCTACCCGGGATACGGCGGGGTGCTAGGCCTCGACGGCGCCTTCGGCCCGGCGACCCGCTCCGCCCTGATCCGCTTCCAGCAGGCGTACGGGTTGAGCGCGGACGGCGCGGCCGGCCCGCAGACCTTCAACCAGCTCTACGCGTTGCAGGACAACGACTGCACGCCGGTCAACTTCACCTACGCGGAGCTGAACCGGTGCAACAGCACCTGGGCCGGTGGCGCGGTCTCCGCAAGCACCGCCCGGTTCAACGCCCTCGTGTCGATGTGGAAGCTCCAGGCCATGCGGAAGGCCCTCGGCAGCGTGTCGATCAACATCAGCAGCGGCTTCCGCAGCTACGCCTGCAACAGCGCGGTCGGCGGCGCCTCCAACAGCCGCCACCTTCACGGTGACGGCGTCGACCTGGTCGGCTCGCCCTCGTTCTGCCGGCTCGCCCAGCAGGCCCGCTACCACGGCTTCGGCAACATCCTCGGCCCCGGCTACCCGGGTCACAACGACCACACCCACGTCGGGGCGGTCGGCGGCTGGTCCGCGCCGAGCTGCGGCATCTGA
- a CDS encoding phosphatidylinositol mannoside acyltransferase has product MNLTELGYVAGWRVIRALPRSVTAAAFRAGADRAHRRGGGGTARLRANLRRVVGPDLPEAELDELVRRGLRSYARYWLEAFRLPALSRPEILAGFRLDGEEKLAADVAAGRGAVVALPHAGNWDAAGAWVAATGWPITTVAERLKPEAVYQRFLTFRRSLGMEILPTHGGDRNAFDVLVDRVRSGTVVPLLADRDLSARGVEVEFFGHRTRMPPGPALLALRTGAPLYVASMWYEPDAACAAIEGPLPLPGPEEGPLDQRVRSLTQRIADGLAAGIARHPEDWHMLQRMWLDQHGTGGGAASPSPAAGIANERR; this is encoded by the coding sequence GTGAACCTCACCGAGCTCGGCTACGTCGCCGGGTGGCGTGTGATCCGCGCGCTGCCCCGGTCCGTCACGGCCGCGGCGTTCCGGGCGGGCGCCGACCGCGCCCACCGTCGCGGCGGCGGGGGTACGGCCAGACTGCGTGCGAACCTGCGCCGGGTGGTCGGCCCCGACCTGCCGGAGGCCGAGCTCGACGAGCTGGTCCGTCGCGGCCTGCGCTCGTACGCCCGGTACTGGCTGGAGGCGTTCCGGCTGCCCGCGCTCAGCCGGCCGGAGATCCTGGCCGGTTTCCGGCTCGACGGCGAGGAGAAGCTCGCCGCCGACGTGGCCGCCGGCCGGGGCGCGGTGGTGGCGCTGCCGCACGCCGGCAACTGGGACGCCGCCGGCGCCTGGGTCGCGGCGACCGGCTGGCCGATCACCACCGTCGCGGAGCGGCTCAAGCCCGAGGCCGTCTACCAGCGCTTCCTCACCTTCCGCCGGAGCCTGGGCATGGAGATCCTGCCCACCCACGGCGGTGACCGCAACGCGTTCGACGTGCTGGTCGACCGGGTCCGCTCCGGCACGGTGGTACCGCTGCTGGCCGACCGTGACCTCTCCGCGCGGGGTGTCGAGGTCGAGTTCTTCGGCCACCGGACCCGGATGCCCCCGGGGCCGGCCCTGCTCGCGTTGCGCACGGGAGCGCCCCTCTACGTCGCCTCGATGTGGTACGAACCGGACGCGGCGTGCGCGGCGATCGAGGGTCCCCTGCCGCTACCGGGCCCCGAGGAGGGCCCGCTCGACCAGCGGGTCCGGTCGCTGACCCAGCGGATCGCCGACGGTCTGGCGGCGGGCATCGCCCGGCATCCGGAAGACTGGCACATGTTGCAGCGGATGTGGCTGGACCAGCACGGCACGGGTGGCGGCGCGGCCTCACCCTCCCCGGCTGCCGGGATCGCGAACGAGAGGCGTTGA
- a CDS encoding elongation factor G-like protein EF-G2 codes for MAQKSQEKGTAGGAPVVTEPGRIRNVVLVGHSGAGKTTLVEALLTASGTIGRAGDVASGTTVCDHDPAAVRQQRSVSLACAPLLHDGIKVNLLDTPGYADFVGELRAGLRAADAALFVVSAVDGMDAATAALWEECAAVDMPRAVAVARLDHPRADFDEAVALCQRVFGDNVMPLYLPMLGDDGVSTAGLLGLITRRVFDYTAGLPAQVREPDPEHLPAIAESRNELIEGIIAESEDESLMDRYLDGEEIGTEVLVDDLEKAVARGHFYPVVPVCAGTGVGLDALLEVLTAGFPSPLEHELPAVAGVDGSPRPPLTCDPDGPLVAEVVKTTVDRHVGRVSLVRVFSGTLRPEQTVHVSGHGMAERGHPDHDADERVGHIFTPLGASLREVGACVAGDICAITKSGSAETGDTISAKDDPLLIAPWEMPEPLLPVAVAARSRADEDALARNLARLVAGDPTMRLERNPETHQLVLWCMGEAHADVVLERLRAGGVELDTEPVRVALRETLTVPAKGHGRHVKQSGGHGQYAVCDIEVEPLPPGTGFEFVDRVVGGAVPHNYIPSVEKGVRAQMERGLVAGHPVVDLRVTLVDGKAHSVDSSDAAFQTAGALALRDAAEKGQPALLEPVDEVLVRVPDSAVGATMGDLSGRRGRVLGTEADPEAEGRTLIRAEVPATELLRYAVELRSMTSGTGTFRRHFVRYDPMPTHLADQIRKEHPQP; via the coding sequence ATGGCGCAGAAGAGTCAGGAAAAGGGGACCGCCGGCGGCGCGCCGGTGGTGACCGAGCCCGGCAGGATCCGCAACGTGGTGCTCGTCGGGCACTCCGGAGCGGGCAAGACGACCCTGGTCGAGGCGCTGCTCACGGCGAGCGGCACGATCGGCCGGGCCGGCGACGTCGCCAGCGGCACCACCGTCTGCGACCACGACCCGGCAGCCGTACGCCAGCAGCGCTCGGTGAGCCTGGCCTGCGCGCCGCTGCTGCACGACGGGATTAAGGTCAACCTGCTCGACACCCCCGGCTACGCCGATTTCGTCGGCGAACTGCGGGCGGGGCTGCGGGCCGCCGACGCGGCGCTCTTCGTGGTCTCCGCCGTCGACGGGATGGACGCCGCCACCGCCGCCCTCTGGGAGGAGTGCGCGGCGGTCGACATGCCCCGGGCCGTCGCCGTGGCCCGGCTGGACCACCCGCGCGCCGACTTCGACGAGGCGGTCGCGCTGTGCCAGCGGGTCTTCGGCGACAACGTGATGCCGCTCTACCTGCCGATGCTCGGCGACGACGGAGTCTCCACCGCCGGCCTGCTCGGCCTGATCACCCGCCGGGTCTTCGACTACACCGCCGGCCTGCCGGCGCAGGTACGCGAGCCGGACCCGGAGCACCTGCCCGCCATCGCCGAGTCCCGCAACGAGCTGATCGAGGGGATCATCGCCGAGAGCGAGGACGAGTCACTGATGGACCGCTACCTCGACGGCGAGGAGATCGGCACCGAGGTGCTCGTCGACGACCTGGAGAAGGCGGTCGCCCGCGGCCACTTCTACCCGGTGGTACCGGTCTGCGCCGGGACCGGCGTCGGGCTGGACGCGCTGCTGGAGGTGCTCACCGCCGGCTTCCCGTCGCCGCTGGAGCACGAGCTGCCCGCGGTCGCCGGGGTGGACGGCTCCCCCCGACCGCCGCTGACCTGCGACCCGGACGGCCCGCTGGTCGCCGAGGTGGTCAAGACGACCGTCGACCGGCACGTCGGGCGGGTCTCCCTGGTCCGGGTCTTCTCCGGCACGCTGCGCCCCGAGCAGACCGTGCACGTCTCCGGGCACGGGATGGCCGAGCGGGGCCATCCCGACCACGACGCCGACGAGCGGGTCGGCCACATCTTCACGCCGCTGGGCGCGAGCCTGCGTGAGGTGGGCGCCTGCGTGGCCGGCGACATCTGCGCGATCACCAAGTCGGGCAGCGCGGAGACCGGCGACACCATCTCCGCCAAGGACGACCCGCTGCTGATCGCCCCCTGGGAGATGCCCGAGCCGCTCCTGCCGGTGGCCGTCGCGGCGCGCAGCCGCGCCGACGAGGACGCCCTCGCGCGGAACCTGGCCCGGCTGGTCGCCGGCGACCCCACCATGCGGCTGGAGCGCAACCCGGAGACCCACCAGCTGGTGCTCTGGTGCATGGGCGAGGCGCACGCCGACGTGGTGCTGGAGCGCCTGCGCGCCGGCGGCGTGGAGCTGGACACCGAGCCGGTACGGGTCGCGCTGCGCGAGACGCTGACCGTCCCGGCCAAGGGGCACGGCCGGCACGTCAAGCAGTCCGGCGGCCACGGCCAGTACGCCGTCTGCGACATCGAGGTCGAGCCGCTGCCGCCCGGCACCGGGTTCGAGTTCGTCGACCGGGTGGTCGGCGGGGCGGTGCCGCACAACTACATCCCCTCCGTCGAGAAGGGCGTACGCGCCCAGATGGAGCGCGGCCTGGTCGCCGGCCATCCGGTGGTGGACCTGCGGGTGACCCTCGTCGACGGCAAGGCGCACAGCGTCGACTCCTCCGACGCGGCCTTCCAGACCGCCGGCGCGCTGGCGCTGCGGGACGCCGCCGAGAAGGGCCAGCCGGCGCTGTTGGAGCCGGTCGACGAGGTGCTGGTCCGGGTGCCCGATTCCGCGGTGGGCGCAACGATGGGTGATCTGTCCGGCCGGCGGGGCCGGGTGCTCGGCACCGAGGCCGACCCCGAGGCAGAGGGACGCACCCTGATCCGCGCCGAGGTGCCCGCCACGGAACTACTCCGCTACGCGGTCGAGCTGCGCTCGATGACGTCGGGCACCGGCACGTTCCGCCGCCACTTCGTCCGCTACGACCCGATGCCCACCCACCTGGCCGACCAGATCCGCAAGGAACACCCCCAGCCCTGA
- the pgsA gene encoding phosphatidylinositol phosphate synthase → MAKIFQVTARAGMTRVVEPVARRLLRAGVTPNAVTVAGALGVLVGALGFGARGHLVAGALIVTFFALTDLLDGTMARMSGGSTKFGAFLDSSMDRVADSAVFGAVAYWLATQHQYSGVAAALLCLAAGGLVSYVKARAEGLGMTCNVGIAERTERLLIVGVGGVLTGVGVDPALEISLWLLAAVSIFTVGQRMTHVYRQAQRVHTPGGQG, encoded by the coding sequence ATGGCGAAGATCTTCCAAGTGACGGCCCGCGCGGGGATGACCCGTGTCGTCGAGCCGGTTGCACGTCGTCTGCTACGAGCAGGCGTAACTCCCAACGCGGTCACCGTGGCGGGCGCCCTCGGGGTGCTCGTCGGTGCGCTCGGCTTCGGTGCCCGCGGTCATCTGGTCGCCGGGGCCCTGATAGTCACCTTCTTCGCGCTCACCGACCTGCTCGACGGGACGATGGCCCGGATGAGCGGGGGGTCCACGAAGTTCGGGGCATTCCTCGATTCGAGCATGGACCGGGTCGCCGACAGCGCGGTCTTCGGCGCGGTGGCGTACTGGCTGGCCACCCAGCACCAGTATTCCGGCGTCGCTGCCGCGCTGCTCTGCCTGGCGGCCGGCGGGCTGGTCTCCTACGTCAAGGCCCGTGCCGAGGGGCTCGGCATGACCTGCAACGTGGGCATCGCCGAGCGCACCGAGCGGCTGCTCATCGTCGGCGTCGGCGGGGTGCTCACCGGCGTCGGTGTCGATCCGGCGCTGGAGATCTCACTCTGGCTGCTCGCCGCCGTGTCGATCTTCACGGTCGGCCAGCGGATGACCCACGTGTACCGCCAGGCCCAGCGGGTGCACACCCCGGGCGGGCAGGGGTGA
- a CDS encoding response regulator transcription factor, which translates to MATVLLVEDDHVVRGAMLRSLADRGHAVHAVGTALDALRRVAAETPDLVVLDLGLPDLDGSDALRMLRGITDVPIIIATARDDEQSVVRLLRAGADDYMVKPFTGAHLDARITTVLRRAGRASRAVQPAVHSVGGLRVDVGERSAHLDGEPLALTRKEFDLLAYLAARPGRVVSRRELLEEVWRQPSVGEDQTIDVHLYWLRRKMGESAAKPRFLRTVRGVGFRLVAPD; encoded by the coding sequence GTGGCCACCGTGCTCCTGGTCGAAGACGATCACGTCGTACGCGGCGCGATGCTGCGGTCCCTCGCCGACCGGGGGCACGCCGTGCACGCCGTCGGCACGGCGCTGGACGCGCTGCGCCGGGTGGCGGCCGAGACCCCCGACCTCGTGGTGCTCGACCTCGGGTTGCCCGACCTCGACGGCTCGGACGCGCTGCGGATGCTGCGCGGCATCACCGACGTGCCGATCATCATCGCCACCGCCCGCGACGACGAGCAGTCCGTGGTTCGGCTGCTGCGCGCCGGTGCCGACGACTACATGGTCAAGCCGTTCACCGGCGCGCACCTCGACGCGCGGATCACCACCGTGCTGCGGCGGGCCGGTCGGGCCAGCCGGGCGGTGCAACCGGCCGTGCACAGCGTCGGCGGGCTGCGGGTGGACGTCGGGGAGCGCAGCGCCCACCTCGACGGCGAACCGCTGGCGCTGACCCGCAAGGAATTCGACCTGCTGGCCTATCTCGCCGCCCGACCGGGCCGGGTAGTGTCCCGCCGGGAGCTTCTGGAGGAGGTATGGCGGCAGCCATCGGTCGGCGAGGACCAGACCATCGACGTTCACCTGTACTGGCTGCGCCGCAAAATGGGCGAGTCCGCGGCGAAGCCGCGCTTCCTGCGCACCGTGCGGGGGGTCGGCTTCCGGCTGGTGGCGCCGGACTGA
- a CDS encoding D-Ala-D-Ala carboxypeptidase family metallohydrolase yields the protein MRTVFRRIGRVFAACTLAAVTTLVGVVATSSAAQADGCYTWGRTLSQGMSGEDVRQLQIRVAGYPGYGAVLGLDGVYGPATRSAVIRFQQAYGLGADGVAGAQTFSRLYALQDDDCTPANFAYSELNKCNSTWAGGAVAAGTARFNALVSMWKLQALRHALGGAPIQISSGFRSYACNNAVGGISTSRHLYGDGVDLVGAHSFCRLAQQARNHGFSNILGPGYPGHNDHTHVAATPGRSWSAPSCGI from the coding sequence GTGAGAACCGTATTCCGCCGGATCGGCCGGGTGTTCGCCGCCTGCACGCTCGCCGCGGTCACCACCCTCGTCGGGGTGGTGGCGACAAGCAGCGCGGCGCAGGCCGACGGCTGCTACACCTGGGGACGCACGCTTTCGCAGGGAATGTCCGGCGAAGACGTCCGACAGCTCCAGATCCGGGTCGCCGGCTACCCCGGCTACGGCGCGGTGCTCGGCCTCGACGGGGTGTACGGTCCAGCCACCCGCTCCGCCGTGATCCGCTTCCAGCAGGCGTACGGCCTGGGCGCGGACGGCGTCGCCGGGGCGCAGACCTTCAGCCGGCTCTACGCGTTGCAGGACGACGACTGCACCCCGGCCAACTTCGCCTACTCCGAGCTGAACAAGTGCAACAGCACCTGGGCCGGCGGCGCGGTCGCGGCGGGCACCGCCCGGTTCAACGCGCTGGTGTCGATGTGGAAGCTCCAGGCCCTCCGGCACGCCCTCGGCGGCGCGCCGATCCAGATCAGCAGCGGCTTCCGCAGCTACGCCTGCAACAACGCGGTCGGCGGCATCTCCACCAGCCGGCACCTCTACGGCGACGGCGTCGACCTGGTCGGGGCGCACTCCTTCTGCCGGCTCGCCCAGCAGGCCCGCAACCACGGTTTCAGCAACATCCTCGGCCCCGGCTACCCGGGCCACAACGACCACACCCACGTGGCCGCCACCCCGGGCCGCTCCTGGTCCGCCCCGAGCTGCGGAATCTGA